A window of Cryptomeria japonica chromosome 3, Sugi_1.0, whole genome shotgun sequence contains these coding sequences:
- the LOC131076512 gene encoding probable protein S-acyltransferase 22: MRRHGFELPYHPLQVVAIAVFVALAFAFYVFFVPFVGKKIVEYIIVGIFSFLLTSVFSLYIWCAITDPADPAVLRSKNYGRKSEFGGASSVKDSLPGPGSVDGINMDSMGEKTNMDESSVTVPIEESINQDKKESGVRISLSPCLSVCLWLPLALTVKKFCASKATSEPHTCEDDMLYCSLCKVEIYKNSKHCRVCDKCVDSFDHHCRWINNCIGRRNYREFFVLMISALLLLILQWSIGLFVIVRCFLNRSHFDVEIVSKLGSSFSLGPFVVVLGSCTILSMVATLPLVQLFFFHVLLIRKGVSTYDYIVAMREQEQQNMGGAQSPQMSLTSSASVLSHSSSMNALHHGSWCTPPRLFVEDQFSVLPRDSAMPSIKVDNRNIKRTPSEQTVQKNKGSVKISPWALARMNAEEVSRVAAQARKNSKVLRPISRQKGMPVIETDSSLEGSSRDLSTEIYSNSDSHRRMNKRGRSQSLGKNFPFTRSLKLTKVSLETASKSNSNRGRDLMDINQPIRETSVGLAPLQLEAQSAFRSSLAMSTGRLIASSAGSSFASPDLQPFRESTSGIVDIPSVSAAPSSITEGPKLQRSTSDGYEASGGESADDSDRASAKLRKLPWNKMLLNPAYMGKTRTAKPFGYKTSQMPHDMNNFRTSGQERGLTMQSNSGKSVLNEIPEGTYHPIEGINTLPVQYDSPERDLDFLGMKRPGLEDFSKKKPTTRDNVVPLALRSAILKRNFDSNIEN, encoded by the exons ATGAGGCGGCATGGATTTGAGCTGCCTTATCATCCTCTCCAG GTGGTAGCGATTGCAGTGTTCGTGGCACTGgcatttgctttctatgtgttttttGTGCCCTTCGTGGGGAAGAAGATTGTTGAATACATCATTGTTGGTATCTTTTCTTTTCTG CTCACTTCTGTTTTCAGCCTTTATATCTGGTGTGCAATAACTGATCCAGCAGATCCAGCTGTCTTAAGATCTAAGAATTATGGCAGgaaatcagagtttggaggggcTTCGTCAGTCAAGGATTCTTTACCTGGACCTGGATCAGTTGATGGCATAAACATGGACTCAATGGGAGAGAAAACAAACATGGATGAATCTTCTGTGACTGTCCCAATAGAGGAATCAATTAACCAAGATAAAAAGGAGAGTGGTGTCAGGATTTCCTTATCTCCTTGCCTGAGTGTTTGTCTTTGGCTTCCTTTGGCCCTTACGGTTAAGAAATTTTGTGCTAGCAAAGCAACTTCTGAGCCTCATACCTGTGAGGACGACATGCTATATTGCAGCTTGTGTAAAGTGGAG ATCTATAAAAATAGCAAGCACTGCCGAGTTTGTGACAAATGTGTTGACAGTTTTGATCATCATTGTCGG TGGATTAACAATTGTATTGGAAGAAGGAACTACAGGGAGTTTTTTGTCCTAATGATATCTGCCCTTCTCTTG CTTATACTTCAGTGGTCAATAGGACTCTTTGTAATTGTGCGATGTTTCCTCAATCGGAGTCACTTTGATGTGGAGATTGTCTCTAAGCTGGGAAGTAGTTTCTCGCTGGGACCATTTGTTGTTGTCTTG GGTTCGTGCACTATTTTGTCTATGGTTGCCACACTTCCTCTTGTACaacttttcttcttccatgttttgctCATAAGAAAG GGTGTCagcacatatgattacattgtagCAATGAGGGAGCAAGAGCAGCAAAATATGGGAGGAGCGCAAAGCCCCCAAATGTCACTGACAAGTTCTGCTTCAGTATTGAGTCATTCAAGCTCTATGAATGCATTGCACCATGGATCCTGGTGCACTCCACCGCGCCTTTTTGTAGAGGACCAG TTCTCTGTCTTGCCAAGAGATAGTGCCATGCCCTCTATCAAGGTAGATAATCGAAACATAAAGAGGACACCTAGTGAACAGACAGTGCAAAAGAATAAGGGATCTGTAAAGATTAGTCCTTGGGCACTGGCTCGAATGAATGCAGAAGAGGTTTCAAGGGTTGCTGCACAAGCAAGGAAAAACTCAAAAGTTCTACGTCCTATATCCAGGCAAAAAGGAATGCCAGTGATAGAGACAGACAGTAGTTTGGAAGGCAGCAGCAGAGATCTTAGCACAGAGATCTATTCTAATTCTGACAGTCATAGACGAATGAATAAACGTGGCAGATCACAGTCATTGGGGAAGAATTTTCCTTTTACAAGGTCTTTGAAGTTGACTAAAGTTTCTTTGGAAACAGCTAGTAAATCGAATTCCAACAGGGGTAGAGACCTTATGGACATCAACCAACCAATTAGGGAAACTTCGGTGGGATTGGCTCCTTTACAGTTAGAAGCACAAAGTGCATTTCGGTCTAGCTTGGCAATGTCGACTGGGAGGTTGATTGCGTCATCTGCTGGAAGCAGCTTTGCTTCACCCGATCTTCAACCTTTCAGGGAATCAACATCAGGCATTGTAGACATACCATCTGTTTCAGCTGCCCCTTCAAGTATTACTGAAGGCCCCAAGCTCCAGAGATCTACCAGTGATGGGTATGAAGCTTCTGGAGGAGAAAGTGCAGATGACAGTGACCGAGCCTCGGCAAAGTTACGTAAACTACCCTGGAATAAAATGCTTTTGAATCCTGCTTATATGGGTAAAACTAGAACTGCTAAGCCTTTTGGATACAAAACAAGCCAGATGCCGCATGATATGAATAATTTTAGAACTTCGGGCCAGGAAAGAGGTTTGACAATGCAATCAAACAGTGGGAAAAGTGTTCTGAACGAAATTCCTGAAGGAACGTATCATCCAATAGAAGGGATTAATACTCTCCCTGTACAATATGATTCACCTGAAAGGGATTTGGATTTCCTCGGTATGAAACGTCCTGGTCTTGAAGATTTTTCCAAGAAAAAACCCACCACTCGTGACAATGTGGTTCCTTTGGCCCTCAGATCTGCAATCTTAAAAAGGAACTTTGACTCCAATATTGAAAACTAA